The following proteins are encoded in a genomic region of Pseudodesulfovibrio mercurii:
- a CDS encoding zinc-dependent alcohol dehydrogenase family protein, giving the protein MKAMLIEEYGREYAFAESDIAVPEPGPGQVLVRVAGSSLNPIDNKIATMGSALAFSPDLPAVLGMDVSGTVEGVGPGVTRLALGDRVFGCPGGVRGLPGALAEFMVGDERLLARAPRCMDLTDAGAMPLVAVTAWLALFDKAGLKTGERLLVQGGAGGVGHLAVQLGVHAGAEVFATVSSPDKASVVEALGGTPIDYTTASVDDYVDEHTAGRGFDAVFDTVGGPVLDASFKAARMGGRVVSTNTRSSHDLGPLHAKSLSLHVVFMLLPLITGRGRERIGEILDQVAALTDADELAVLLDERRFDFRDIASAHRYWESGRALGKIGVSVSA; this is encoded by the coding sequence ATGAAAGCCATGCTGATTGAAGAATACGGCAGGGAATACGCCTTTGCCGAGTCCGACATAGCCGTGCCCGAACCCGGTCCGGGCCAGGTCCTGGTCCGGGTGGCCGGGTCGAGCCTCAACCCCATCGACAACAAGATCGCCACCATGGGCTCGGCCCTGGCCTTCTCGCCCGACCTGCCCGCCGTGCTGGGCATGGACGTGTCCGGCACCGTGGAGGGTGTGGGGCCCGGCGTGACCCGTCTGGCCCTGGGCGACCGCGTGTTCGGCTGCCCCGGCGGTGTCCGGGGATTGCCCGGCGCTCTGGCCGAGTTCATGGTCGGGGACGAGCGCCTGCTGGCCCGCGCACCCCGGTGCATGGACCTGACCGACGCCGGGGCCATGCCCCTGGTGGCCGTGACCGCCTGGCTGGCCCTGTTCGACAAGGCCGGGCTCAAGACGGGCGAACGGCTCCTGGTCCAGGGCGGGGCCGGGGGCGTGGGGCACCTGGCCGTGCAGCTCGGGGTCCACGCCGGGGCCGAGGTCTTCGCCACGGTCTCCTCACCGGACAAGGCCTCCGTGGTCGAGGCCCTGGGCGGCACGCCCATCGACTACACGACCGCGAGCGTGGACGACTACGTGGACGAACACACGGCGGGCCGGGGGTTCGACGCGGTCTTCGACACCGTGGGCGGCCCCGTCCTGGACGCCTCCTTCAAGGCGGCCCGCATGGGCGGCCGGGTGGTCTCCACCAACACCCGCTCCTCCCACGATCTCGGCCCGCTGCACGCCAAGAGCCTGTCCCTGCACGTGGTCTTCATGCTCCTGCCGCTGATCACCGGCAGGGGGCGCGAACGGATCGGCGAGATCCTCGACCAGGTGGCCGCGCTCACCGACGCGGACGAGCTGGCCGTGCTTCTGGACGAGCGCCGCTTCGACTTCCGCGACATCGCCTCGGCCCACCGCTACTGGGAGTCGGGCCGTGCCCTGGGCAAGATCGGGGTTTCGGTCTCCGCCTGA
- a CDS encoding YgiQ family radical SAM protein, with protein sequence MARTQHAQTLRQPPVLPMSREEMDALGWEELDILLVSGDAYVDHPSFGAPLLGRWLVRHGFRTGICAQPAWDRPDDLLRMGRPRLFAGVTAGSLDSMLAHYTAFRKKRSDDAYTPGGQAGARPNRACIAYTNAVQRAFPGLPVILGGIEASLRRVSHYDFWSDSVRKSVLLDSKATAIAYGMAEDSIAIVAKTIATILDEVGEVDLRALRPQLVGLPGLAVAGTRDDIPEDAEVLELPSHEAILADPKALIEATRLMEKQVHQNKAMAVQETDGRLVLVSPPGPLLDTAGLDELAGLPFTRLPHPSYRQRIPAAEMIRTSVTTHRGCSGGCSFCTLALHQGRTIRSRSKASILKEVRAITEVKGWTGSISDVGGPSANMWGAHCASDQSACERASCLTPRICKHYRVAQRDFVSLLRSVADVNSVEHVRVASGWRIDLAVTDMQALTTMIREFVGGQAKVAPEHQVDHVLKLMRKPGFETFETFLDLFDKESKKAGKKQYVIPYLMSAFPGCTEEDMRSLRHWLDARGWKPEQVQCFIPLPGTAAAAMFHAECDMQGNPIHVAKTDAERLRQHAILMPDTGRPPGNAPHRDRGRGRSRKHPRK encoded by the coding sequence ATGGCACGCACACAACACGCACAAACCCTCCGCCAGCCCCCGGTCCTGCCCATGTCCCGCGAGGAGATGGACGCCCTGGGCTGGGAGGAACTGGACATTCTCCTGGTCTCGGGCGACGCCTACGTGGACCACCCCTCCTTCGGCGCCCCCCTGCTCGGGCGCTGGCTGGTCCGCCACGGCTTCCGCACGGGCATCTGCGCCCAGCCCGCCTGGGACCGGCCCGACGACCTCCTGCGCATGGGCCGCCCGAGGCTCTTCGCGGGCGTCACCGCCGGGTCCCTGGACTCCATGCTGGCCCACTACACGGCCTTCCGCAAGAAGCGGTCCGACGACGCCTACACCCCCGGCGGCCAGGCGGGCGCGCGGCCCAACCGGGCGTGCATCGCCTACACCAACGCGGTGCAGCGGGCCTTCCCCGGCCTGCCCGTGATCCTGGGCGGCATCGAGGCCTCGCTCCGGCGCGTGTCCCACTACGATTTCTGGTCCGACTCGGTGCGCAAGTCCGTGCTGCTCGATTCCAAGGCCACGGCTATCGCCTACGGCATGGCCGAAGACTCCATCGCCATTGTGGCGAAGACCATCGCGACCATCCTGGACGAGGTCGGCGAGGTGGACCTGCGCGCCCTCAGGCCCCAGCTGGTCGGGCTGCCGGGCCTGGCCGTGGCCGGGACCCGCGACGACATCCCGGAGGACGCCGAGGTCCTGGAGCTGCCCTCTCACGAGGCGATCCTGGCAGACCCCAAGGCGCTCATCGAGGCCACCCGGCTCATGGAGAAGCAGGTCCACCAGAACAAGGCCATGGCCGTGCAGGAGACCGACGGACGGCTGGTCCTGGTCTCCCCGCCCGGCCCCCTGCTCGACACGGCAGGCCTGGACGAACTGGCCGGGCTGCCCTTCACCCGGCTGCCCCACCCGTCCTACCGCCAGCGCATCCCGGCGGCGGAAATGATCCGGACGAGCGTGACCACCCACCGGGGCTGCTCGGGCGGCTGCTCCTTCTGCACCCTGGCCCTGCACCAGGGGCGGACCATCCGCTCGCGGAGCAAGGCGTCCATCCTGAAGGAGGTCCGGGCCATCACCGAGGTCAAAGGATGGACCGGGTCCATCTCGGACGTGGGCGGCCCCAGCGCGAACATGTGGGGTGCACACTGCGCCTCGGACCAGTCCGCCTGCGAGCGGGCCAGTTGCCTGACCCCGCGCATCTGCAAGCACTACCGCGTGGCCCAGCGGGACTTCGTCTCCCTGCTCCGGTCCGTGGCCGACGTGAACTCCGTGGAGCACGTGCGCGTGGCCTCGGGCTGGCGCATCGACCTGGCCGTGACCGACATGCAGGCCCTGACGACCATGATCCGCGAATTTGTGGGCGGCCAGGCCAAGGTCGCGCCCGAGCACCAGGTGGACCACGTCCTCAAGCTCATGCGCAAGCCCGGCTTCGAGACCTTCGAGACCTTCCTGGACCTGTTCGACAAGGAATCGAAAAAGGCGGGCAAGAAGCAGTACGTCATCCCCTACCTCATGTCCGCCTTCCCCGGCTGCACCGAGGAGGACATGCGCAGCCTGCGCCACTGGCTCGATGCGCGCGGCTGGAAGCCCGAGCAGGTCCAGTGCTTCATCCCCCTGCCCGGCACGGCCGCCGCGGCCATGTTCCACGCCGAGTGCGACATGCAGGGCAACCCCATCCACGTGGCCAAGACCGACGCGGAACGGCTGCGCCAGCACGCCA